In the genome of Synchiropus splendidus isolate RoL2022-P1 chromosome 2, RoL_Sspl_1.0, whole genome shotgun sequence, the window CACAAAAGACACTTGTCATCTGCGGTCTTAGAATATTGCTTATCACAACAGAATCCAGGGAAGCAGCATTCGTGGTAGTCAAAGACACGCCGTGGTTAAAGCTTTTGCTTGCTAAAGTGCCTTTTGGATCCACTAAGGGCCACTTCCCAGTGAAATACACTCACTGTCTGAATGATTGACACACAACATTTTCTGGAAGACGAGATCAAACAAGGAAACACATTCACTTATTCTCAGTTTCAAACTCAAGCCGTCCAGAAAACTTGccgctggcttttttttttttataaacccACATGGTCCACACGTACAAGGAGACTCCTATGTTCCTTTTTTTActtctgaaaacatttgaaatatttgccCCAAGTGTAGATCTATAGTTTTGCAACCTAaaaacttgtttgtttgttttttggaacATTCAGCAGCCAAAATGATTAGTATCATAGTATAGAATATTACAAGGGAAGTTAGTCAAGTAAGGGTGAGTCACAAAAATATgcataattttttattttttttttaaagaataattAAATGTATTATGACAatatatagatttatttaatgtattgttGTCAGTAGAGTTCTTTTTAGTATAACTCGGGACATTATTTCTTTCTGAATTCAATATTGCAGTTTAAGCACACATGATGGCTGTTATCAATTGAAGATAGCACAATTTGACTCTATTCCTACGCTTTAAAGCAACACTATGAAAGACTAGCTATCGACGGCCACACCAAGGATAGGCATCTGGACACGTTAGTCTTTTGAGGGTCGGCATGTAGTGTAGGATTCAAATGCGCTTAAAGTAACACTGTAATGAGAACAATCTTTTAGGAGTCTCCTCTTAAAGTATGTGTAGCCCTGGCTTCAGAAATGACTCTTCTCTGACCACCTTTTTGAAACTTCTCAGAATCTTCTCTCTTCACAAAAGACCTCCACAAACACTCTTCTATACTCTGGAATCTCCATGACCAAATGGAGAAATTTCTCCAACATTTTCAAGTGTCTCCCAATGTCCGATTATCCGGTGAACCACTCTGAAATCTCCAGGGATTGTTATTGTCCAGCATGAGCTCACACTGTGGTCCACAAGttataacaaacaaacaaaaaccaccTAATAGTGAAGCCCCAGACGTTACTGGCTGAGATTCCCTTTATGTTGAAGTAGCTCCATACTGCATAAAGACAGTCAGGTGGGGCGTGTTCCAGTTGCCTCCAGAGATatccacaaaaaaacatcaggaGAGATTCTCAGCTTTCCAGGTTTGGAGTCCCATTCATTCACTGTTAGTTCTTGATCTCCAAAATGGAAGGATTGTGGTCTAAGATTGAAAGAATGATTTTGTCCATGTACTGTCGTAGACGCTGGTtgatctcctcctgctcctttaGGGCCTCCATGAGctgtggaaggaaaaaaaaaaaatcactcattCCAAAATTTTCCCACACATCAGTACTACATCATATTCTGTAGTAGTAGTTCAAAAGTACCTAAATTTGGCTTTTAACCCAGCCttgcttttttatgttttttttttttttttttttactaaacaGATTTTCTTAATGAaagaagacagagaaacaaCTAGAAGGGTGTGCAGTCACCTGGTCTCTGGAGGCATTTTCTATCTCAGCAGCCAGCGACTGGGCCTTGGTCTGGGTAGCAAACAGATTCTTTGCTTCATAAAGGCTGAGGCTAAGCAGCTGACCATTCAACTCCTCATTCTGCTCCTTCAAACGCTGGTTTTCCTGAGAGGAAGACATGGAAGGAAGATGTGAATTTCGTGCCTAGAAAGTATTTTCTAAAGCTTAGGACAGGTTGTAGCACTGTAGCCAAGCAGTGTTCCTCTAAGTGCGACCACTAGAAAGAAGAGTTATGTGTGTTACAGTGCAATCTGCTCCCCTGCATCGCATGAGGTTAGGAACACTGTGATGACTGCACCCTTCACTGCTGAAGGTGAGCTGGATCTTCTACGGTTCAGCATTAGTGAGGGAATTTCAGCACTGACCCAGAGCCTGTTCAATCTAATTCTAATCCATTGTGATTAGTGGTTACCCAGGGAGTCGCACAAGCtacttatctttttttttttttttttttaccatcagAGCAGGACGAAGCAGAGCCAGGTTCTGGAATTCAGGGGGGAAATATTCCTGGAATGCATTGTGCTGGAGAAACATGCCACACTGAGTTACAGAGACACCAGGAGAATTAATCGTCTCTGGGCTATTTGTAGTTAAAACCAAGCATCAAACTCGAGGACTGGGGGCCATATCCGGACCGCCATGTCATTTTACGTGGCCCGTATGAGCTATGAATACTGTACATAAAAACTACAAGTCCAATTTAGAACTAATTTAAGACACACTACAAAAGTCAATATTGTGAGCCACAAAGAAAGGTTGCCAGTCAACAGGGTGCTTTCTTATGGAATATAAAGGGAAATCAGGGCTGGAAAAGGACACTGATATCATCTCCAGTCTAGATTTTTACAACCTCTAAAAGTAGTACTGGTTACAGAATGTTCAATGTATATACGTTTTGTTCCTTTGTGAGAGTGATAGAAGATGTTTAGATTTTATGGTGAACGCAATGTAATGCTACACGAGACACTTTTAAACGTTTTAAAAAGAGGCTGAACAAAGGCAAATGACAATATTGTGAAGGAAGTGGATGGGGGCATCAAATTCATATTTGGCAGCTCATTTCAAgtcactttgtttatttttaaaactgcaGAAACTGGTCAGGGTTCATGGTCTTCCCATAGTGTTGTTTTGAACACACCTGTTTCAGCCTTTTGATGTCGTAGTCCAGCTCCATCTCCCTTGTTCTGCTGTTGTAGTCCGGCAGACTTGTGGATGAGCTGCGGCTGCGACCCGGCCTCTCTGCCTCAAGCTTAAAGAGCTGCAAATACTCCAGTTCTTTCCTAAGATCCTCGATCAGCTGCACATGAGGGTATAGCACAATCGAAGTCAGAATAAtctgatgaggtatcatgacacagtattgcatggttgatgaaacagtattcTAATTTTCAAGGGCCAATAGAtgttgctcttggtttagaaattatgttgtgtttattttcatttcaacagttgttcaaatccaaacagctAGTGCGATCTATTGGCCTCTGATGGCatggacactgtctcatgaaacctcataaaccCTTAATACTGTGTTATGACACATCATCTACTCCTCACTAGTCTGTAGCAAGTGCTTCATACAGCGATACCAAAAACCCAAGGTTACAAATGTCTGAGGCCAAATGAGCTCACCTCCTGCATACCGTCCTTTTCTCTTTGGAATTGTTGCCTGTTCTGCCTCAATTTGTCCATCATCTTCTTGTACAGGTCCATTTCATCTTTCAGTCTCAAACTAGTGTCCTCCAGCTTGTCTGTCATCCTCTGCTTCTCCTGAAAAGGTGAACAAACAAGTTCTAGTCATGTTTTGAAAGGCAAATATCAGTTCAAAGAACTCACTTCGTCCAGCTTCTCTGTCTGTGACTTGAGTCGACACATGTTCATAGTCATCTCGCCATTTTCCTCCTCAAGCTGGTTAACCCTGCGAGCATTGGACCCAGGATGTTATTTAACTTTATATACATAGACAGCACTTCCCTTAGACCTTTTGAGTTAGTCACCAGCAACTCTTCTCCATATGTgtagttcatttatttcagaaagaagaacacaaaaacattatgTAGCGGAGCATCCCACACCTGTTGGTCAGCAGTTCAATTTGTGTGTTCTTGTCTCGCTCCATCTTGCCATAGGAATCTCTGTGACGCCTGAGCTCCTCATGCAGACTCTGATCTGCGCGTGTTTCCTGGTCTTTCAGCTGCTCCTCTAGTTCATGAACCCTATAAAACAGATAACATTGTGAATTACTGATTTAGTGTTAAGGAAAGGAATCAAAAATTGAGCAGCAGTTGGAGGAGATAATGCTCAGTTTGAAATGCAGACCTAACCTGTGTACTAGTTGTGTGTTCTCCTGTTTTAATTTGGACTTCAATTCACCATCCAGTAAAATCTCATTTTCCAGCTCTGCCACTTTCTTTTCCAGGGAGCTGACCTGCAGAAACAAGCACAGGCAGCCAAATCAAAGGCAGTTTTCATGTTTGCATCTTCAATGTTTCAGAATGGCTTCAATAACTAACAGAAAACCATTCACCACAATTAAAAGGgaggaaaatatttgtttaatcacgaaaacaaaactgtgtgaTCACATTACAGGTCAGACCCATCAGAGAATCACTATAATTTAATAACATGCTGTTACTTTGCAGAACCAATGAACACATGACActtattttaaatgatattcTACTACATGCTACTGCGGCAAAATTTTGCTTACTTCTCTTGCTGCTGTAAAATCATTGAATCagctttcaaatgtttttatgtcATGTAAAATATAAAGTAAACACAAGTATAGCCGTACATATCGAAACATGAGATCAACAATAAATTATCTCatgtgttattgtttttattttctattatttcATTTGTCTTGGAACAttttccctaaaaaaaaaataaattaattattattatttatctagaCAATCAATTTCTACTTCGTGTATAGCCAAAATAAAAACCTAATACTTTATGCTCAACACTCCACAAGTCCGCTAACATATGGCCATTCACATCCGTGTTACCTTCTCGTTGATGTCTATATCACATGAATCGATGCTGTCCCTGAACAGATCCTCTGTACTGCCATTGCTGCTGCTCAAGTTGCTGTTGTGGAGCAGTTGcctgttcaaaaaaaaaacaaaaaaacattgtttcaacCATGATAAATTGGCTTTGATCTGCAACAAAATTGCTGCATCTTAAACACACAATCCACAGTTGGTCTCTACCGAACTAGTATTTGACCCTGAAGATTCTTGTCAGgcatcacatgaccaaacatagTTGTTGAAGTTGTTATTCCGGCTGCGATGAGACAAAAGATTGAATCTTCTCCGCATCAGTGCAACTAACAATTCTACTGAGTGAACACATGGGTCAAAGTGACACAAAGAGACAGAACAATAAAGTGAACCAAGTAATCCCAGCGAGCAGAACATCGAAACCGCGAAGGAGCCAAAGCTTATATTGAATACATATATCAGGCCCGACAGTGTCACCATAACTCAGCTGCTGTGGGTGCAAACAGAACCAAAATATCTGGTGCACTGTAAACCAGCACAACTTTTTCAGAAGCTCCACtcaagaagaggaaacacattattcattatttcagtTCTGCTCGGTGTAACCCAGATTCCCTTGAATGACCTTTAATAATTAACTCATACAGTACAACGCTCAGGCAGCTGAGTGATAAGGGAGCATGTCTATGTCAACAAATACAGCAAACATGCACACCAAGGTATATGGTCACTGATCACTCAGTAGATACACAAACATATACTGGATCTTAACCCCCTTTATATCCACCAACTGCAACCTTAAATCAAATTTGTAACAACTGAATTCTTTCTACCTCTGGAGAAGTGGTGCATTTCcacatatttaaaaaagtgGCACTGCGAATATTACTATTTTGTACAAATAGTAATAACGCTTGATATGTTGTGTTTGAAATATGGCTGTCAAAGTACATACATGAAGAATATTTCATGCAGCATCATGGTTAATctgatagatttttttaatgcaacgCTGCTGTACAGAAGCCCCATTTCCACCAGATGCCTCTGGTCTGTCTTAGCAGGGGATATAAAAAGCTTCTATATTCCAGCTGCACCATGATACGTTTGACTACAGTGTAATTAGAGGGCAGTTCCAAATGATTAAAATTCAGGAcaacttcctctttctctcctgAGTTTCTCTGCATGCCTGACTAAAAACCACCAGCAGCATTGAGTGTAGAATTGATAGAAGTGCGCAGGGCTGAAAAACTGTAGCAACATGCGCAAGATAAAACAGTCCAAATTTTCAGGCACCAACTGTCCTTTTATTTACAGGGACACGCCAAAAACCACAATAACCTTTCGTCGCCTTCCATCATTGCTCGGTTGCAGCTCTCTGAACACGCCCAATGGTGCGTTCAAATATGTCTGATTGTTCTGTCAACACTAACTCCAGTTTCAGGGAAAGGTTTTCTGAAATGTACATCAATATTCAAGTTCCAAGGTCATAATGCATTATTCACAGCAATTCAATTATGTTACATacacataaaaatgaaagaaaaatataaagtCTTTCATGCTTAAGGTGCCCCTGGATAATTGATAACTTCACCATAAGAGCAATGGTTTAGACATGAATGTGAAAAATCAAACGCACACTACAGAAGACTGTTGGTGACCATAATGTGTGAACAACTCCCTGCTTCTTTTCAGACAGTGGGGATGATGAAAAGACTAACCCATACAGCAGTTATCGTGAGGAACTAACAGGCTGATCTGAAGGCCAACTCCTTCAAAttcacaggaaaaacactcgTAGATGACAATGATatgagcaaagaaaaaaataatgaaaccaaACTAAGTTATAGGCAACACAGACGCGAGGCAAACAATGAAACACGTTCCTACCTTCCAAAGGCAGTGCTGGATATTTTCCTGCTTGGGCTGCAGAAAAAGACAAAGATGCAAATCTAATGAGCATCAATGGCcaaaggaaataaaacaaaagttaatGTGAAGCACAGTGACTTGAGGGGTTTCTACATATCTATGTTTTTAATCTGGTCAAAACTCAAGATCTGGAGGAGGTAGGAGTGGGAGGCGTGGGGATTTGATATTTTCACGGTGTCTTATCAGGcgagaggaaagaaaagaagcTCAATAATAAACAATCAGATCAAGTCACGTCTATGTCACTCATCTGTAGACAATGCTATATAACACAAACATGTTAACACTATATACACCAACTATTTTTCGTTACAAAAGTTTGACAACAAATCCTTAAAGCAGATAGACTTTTTCAAACAGCAGTTGgctcaaaaacacttcacacacgTCGTGAATTATTTATCATGAAAGCAGAAAGCGTTGATCTGCCCCTTTCAAAAGCTTTTTTCCACCAATGCCTGTCATCTGTGCTGTTCATTTACCAAGTCAGCACTTATTCCGCTGACAGGCTGTTGACCGCAGACGGTGTATACCATAATAGCCACAATCATTGAAGTCGTGAGCAAGAGTGACTGGCTCGTTCAGGAATCAATAGTGTGTATGTATGTTTAATGGGGATGCAAGCGCCTATTACATTCCTTCAGACTTGCTGAGAACAACAGCACATTCGACTGCTTTAAAAGATACCGACAATCATAATGTTGCCTTCTCTATTTAATAATAGCACATGAGGCCTAATTATTAAGGGTGTTGTTGGGAAATTCATTATCCAATTTGAGCTTGCGAACAACACCCAGATGATGAGGCCACACTGCCACCCACCACACAAGAGCGTAACATAACATTGTACCTGTTTGCCCGGAGGTTTTTGAGTCGAGCCTCCAGATCATTGAGAAGGTTGACCTTTTTGCTGCACTGAGAACAGTACACATCCATTTGCTCTGTGTTGTTGTGGTGCTTCAGCCTCCGAGGAGTCTGACCCGCACTGGGAACAGACACAGAGCGTACAATACACATTCCAGGAGCAGTTGTTCATACAAATATGACAGTGTTTTGTGTAAATTTAGGTAGCAAAACCAAAGCACTTGAAAGCATACATAGACAATGTTGACTTTGCACTGCCATGCAGTATATTGTGTATATTGTAATGTTCTGACATGGCAGTACCTATTACTGAGCTAAATATTTGGTACAGCCGAACGGCAACTACTTTTACTCTGCATATAATTCTCTGACTCAGCCTCACTCAGGGACTTTTGTCTGCTTGGTATGCAGAGAACGAACGCGCAGCAATACTGCCAGTGTATCGGTGAGAAGTCTTAATCCTCTTAAGCACAGGTCGCTGATGAATATTAAGGAGGACCAGGAGAAAAAGCCTGAGAGATATACTTTCAATGTCCTCATGACTTTCTGCCACGAAAACTTAGAACACACCAAATCAAGAAGGCCTCAGATTTGAATATGACAACAATTACCAATCCCAATTAAAGATATCATTACAGAGATTTAAGATGTTGCTAGTGCCATTGGTTTATAAATCACAATTGGTGCATGAGCAATTATGCAGAGTCATGTGAATCCTCCCTagccacacctgtcctcttcatgtcctcctttactgGTTCTCCTACTTTTACCTGGCATCACCCATTCGTCATCATTTAATAGTTGCTATTTTCCATTACTTAACAGCTCTTTTGATTTAGAAAACAATAAATCCTATTGATGTGGCTCAacattaatttaataaaaacaattttaaaaaaattgctGGTTGCAGCAGATGTCAAGGGGAACAAAAAAGTCTATACAGAATTGAATGTTTTCCATATTTTGATCTGATCATTACAACAAACAGTGAAAACTTGAGATTTTGAAAGCACTCGCCATGTGTTCTTTAATATTAAGACAGACACTTGCTTGAATTGACCTAACTCGGCACGATGGTATGTTCTACCTACAGTATCTGGAGGTGGTGGGTGTCATTATTTTGGAGgtttaaaaaagtaattaatACAAATGGCAGCACCTCAATATTAATGAAGTTTACAATTGTAAATGGTTGTTTCAGTTTCATCTTGTTTTATACAAAGGATTTTTGCTCAACTCTGGGACATCCAATGTCATTGGGTCCATAAGCATTAACCTTTCAAGGATCCCAGTTAACTACAAAATCACGTTAATTGATTGAAAtataatcattcatttttattaaagaGACAATGCATTATGAAtgaacctcctcctccttcatatGAGTCTCAAATAATCAAATATTATCACtttattgttgttatatatcttacattacaaaacaaaattctGTATTCATAACGTTAGTTTCAGTGAACACAAGTTAAGACGTGAAGTAAAATGCATATGCATGTGTTCCTACCTCGAGGGAACAGACGAGCCAAGGTCAGAGTAGCCGTTGGTTCGTGTCTCTTCGTCAGGTGAGGGGCTGCTGGTGGAGTAGTCCggttcctctccttctccgtAGTCCTCAAACTGTTCCTCGTTTAAAGAAGCAGACGAACGTGTTGATAGGTCTGACGTCACAGAGATGCTGGTGGGGTGACACCTTAAAAACGCAAAGAGGATGCAGAAATGaaccacatgaaaaaaaacaaaatcacaagaAATTTTGATTTCATAATACATTTCTTTGCATTATATTTCTGAAATTGCAGTATATAAGCAGTGCTTGTGGTCTGTTGTAGTCGGCACCAAGTGAAAATTATGATACAAATTGGACCTGCCTGGTCTTTTTAAAGCACATGGAAACATTACTGCATGTTAGTCTAGACAGAACCATGTCGGAGCAAACAGCAGGAAGCCATGTGTTTAGATGCACACTTGCCTGATAGCCGTTTCAGCGAAGCAAAGTAAAAGATGCTTCTTTTCAGTGTCATCTGGACTGTTATGACTCACAATGATTGGTGTATATTAAAGACTGTCTCATGTATAAAAGGATGTCTCAGATCTTACTTGTCATTGGAGAAGAAGAGATCCCCTAGAGCGTCCTCCCGGTCCCCTGGTCGAGGAAGCCCCTCTGACGTGTCTGATCCCTGTGTACTCTCAACAGCGCTGTCTCTGTCAGACTCCCGCTCCCTGCTGCTGTCTATCACGTCCTCCTCAgactcctccacctctcctggGAACAGCTGACACTCAGGGACTAGGTCAGGATAGGCCCTTGTGCACATGATGTCCACAGaagcccactcctcctcactgcccTGAGAACGACAAGACTAACTTAATATTCAGGTTTCCATAGGGAAAATGGTTTAGCTTTCCACAAAAGTTGTATCAAATGTAAAGCATGTTAAGAAAGGATTAGCGTGGGGATTGGTCTTGCTGAGGAACAAAGGGGGATCTGTCTAGCTCTTGGGCTTAAAGCCGGAAAGGTCAAATGTGATTTCACTCGTCACCTGTTTTGGCCTATGCTGTGTTTAAGCGAATGAAAGCAACCATTTGTCTCAACAGCTGAAACACAGAGCCACATGATGGCAATGTCAGTGAAGAGGTGATTGATGGTGTGTCAAATTGTTTTTAGTGGCCGATGGGGCAGCAACAATGCAAATTACATAAAAATGCACAAGAATTTTAGCATAATATAATGAACAGCTCCCGGCCAACATAGGGAACttatcaaaacagcagagacagtcattgttttcaaaagcCCAGCAGGTAAACTGGCAACTGTCCACCTACATGTCATGAGTTGAAGAGCAAATACAAtgtttcttttatgttttaaatagcTCACAGTAATTATATGGGCAGATCTACAATCACCCTGAATTTATTTAATCTAGTATTTTCAGATCTTGGGAATGTTATTTGCCATGACTTGTGCTTGCTCTTATTATCTGCCTCCTGACGTTTGCACTACATCAAACACTGGCCtactgtgaagaaaaaaacttgCTGCTCAACCTTTCAAGTTGATAAAGAGAGTTTTTAAATTGAATCAACAGGGGGGCTGTCACGACACCacaaagcaaaggatcggggCTCCTATGCATTCCTTTCTTAGAACTGTCTCGCTAATTCCCACCAGCCAAATATTTCAAGTTCAGCCACCGTCTGATCAAAACTACTTCAAAGTGAACAAAACCAACGTGTGAGAAAGgtttcaggaggagctgagaaaTTAGAAATGAGGGCCAGGCATCGATATCAGCAGATTTCATGTACAACTGTGTCGGAATCAAAACTGTTCCTATTAAAAATTCTGAATAATCAAGAAACattatgtatataaaaaaaagatcctTAAAAGGGTGATGCAAGCAAAAGCAATCACTGACATCTCTTTCCCCTGCAATAATTTTGCGCagatattatattaaaaaagacGCTAATAAGATTCATAAAGAGCATTTTATGGTTTGGCACCAGTGTTCAAACATATGGAATTATTACCATGATTATTCCTCATATTTGTTCTATTCTAAATTCTCTCTATATTCTAAATTCTGGATTTGGTGCTTCAGTATGAGTTGCGGTCATgaacaactgtctttacagacATCAGGTGCAGGAAAATCTGTAGCAGGGAATGTTCTTCATGTTAGCTTAAGCTTAGGCTGAGAGAAAGACAATTCTGCAGGACAGAGAGGCAGTGTAGAGCTGCAAGAGCCACAGGCACTTTTTTtgcaggatgaaaaaaaaacgcacATTCACTGCAGAGTAGAAATAGAAATTCAAACAACTTGAGGGCAACCCGTCTTCTCACTGAGAAGGCTACCGACATGGGTAGGCTTCTTTCTACTTAGCTATGTTCCGGTAATGTAGagttcatgacattttcatttaaagacATTAACAGGTGTGTACGCAATAGTTGTATGGTCTTTTAAAATAGGAAATAACCAGGGTTTCTGCTACGTGTAAATGGTGATGGCGCACCAAGCCTTCAGAGTAATTATCtctttttttaagatgaaatcCCACGTGACCAAACAATATcacaatgaagtggaaacacaaTGCATCATAGTTGGTGTGGATGGCAACAGATTGGAGAGATGATTTGAAAAGTAGCATTTATATTGTCGCCAATTCAACAAACGTCAAAAACCTCTGCCTCCTTCTCTTTCTGTTGGATCTTGATTGGCCGCTTTCCATTCTGTGTTGGGGGCTGGCTGCCATGGTTTCAGTAATCCTGACGGTGAAGGTATGAATGATCAacaaagttggttctgttgaatgataaatgaaacataaatacAAATTCACTGCAGTGTCGCATTTAGTGAGTTCCTGAGACGCgcgttgatgatgtcatgagagCAATATCACACGTGGTGTTGATGTAAACAAGCTCTTTGGCTTTGGGTGAAGCAAGTTCAGAGAACAAGGGGCAACTGGTGACGTCTTCTGTACTCTGCAGTGATAATAGCACAGCTGAGCTGCAAATTTGGGGAGccgactgcaaaacatgaatacTGAGGCCAGAATGATAGGGTTCCCAAACTCAGCCACAGCCAGCTGGAGAGGATATGTGTCAAAGCAGATGGCGGAGAGAAGCAacatcaccaaaattccaaacacatcagacaggcaAAACAATTGGGGGTTTAGTTACAATCTCAAAACTAGAAACAAATTATGAATGTTTCCCTcaattttttcctttttttaaattagtgTTGCTATTTCCTTAACCTGTAAACCCACGTGgcatatacattttatttattagataTCTATAAATTGCATAGATTTTACCACTCACGGTTGTGGAGCTCACTGACCAAGCAGTTATTGCTTCTAGACAATGTGGTTCAAATAAATAGGGCTGTAGTGCTTTGTTAGCGTGACCctg includes:
- the LOC128754079 gene encoding rab11 family-interacting protein 4B-like isoform X4, which produces MCTRAYPDLVPECQLFPGEVEESEEDVIDSSRERESDRDSAVESTQGSDTSEGLPRPGDREDALGDLFFSNDKCHPTSISVTSDLSTRSSASLNEEQFEDYGEGEEPDYSTSSPSPDEETRTNGYSDLGSSVPSSAGQTPRRLKHHNNTEQMDVYCSQCSKKVNLLNDLEARLKNLRANSPSRKISSTAFGRQLLHNSNLSSSNGSTEDLFRDSIDSCDIDINEKVSSLEKKVAELENEILLDGELKSKLKQENTQLVHRVHELEEQLKDQETRADQSLHEELRRHRDSYGKMERDKNTQIELLTNRVNQLEEENGEMTMNMCRLKSQTEKLDEEKQRMTDKLEDTSLRLKDEMDLYKKMMDKLRQNRQQFQREKDGMQELIEDLRKELEYLQLFKLEAERPGRSRSSSTSLPDYNSRTREMELDYDIKRLKQHNAFQEYFPPEFQNLALLRPALMENQRLKEQNEELNGQLLSLSLYEAKNLFATQTKAQSLAAEIENASRDQLMEALKEQEEINQRLRQYMDKIILSILDHNPSILEIKN
- the LOC128754079 gene encoding rab11 family-interacting protein 4B-like isoform X2, yielding MTTVDERFSGGKRSSVKYGLPSLVNGGSEEEWASVDIMCTRAYPDLVPECQLFPGEVEESEEDVIDSSRERESDRDSAVESTQGSDTSEGLPRPGDREDALGDLFFSNDKCHPTSISVTSDLSTRSSASLNEEQFEDYGEGEEPDYSTSSPSPDEETRTNGYSDLGSSVPSSAGQTPRRLKHHNNTEQMDVYCSQCSKKVNLLNDLEARLKNLRANSPSRKISSTAFGRQLLHNSNLSSSNGSTEDLFRDSIDSCDIDINEKVSSLEKKVAELENEILLDGELKSKLKQENTQLVHRVHELEEQLKDQETRADQSLHEELRRHRDSYGKMERDKNTQIELLTNRVNQLEEENGEMTMNMCRLKSQTEKLDEEKQRMTDKLEDTSLRLKDEMDLYKKMMDKLRQNRQQFQREKDGMQELIEDLRKELEYLQLFKLEAERPGRSRSSSTSLPDYNSRTREMELDYDIKRLKQHNAFQEYFPPEFQNLALLRPALMENQRLKEQNEELNGQLLSLSLYEAKNLFATQTKAQSLAAEIENASRDQLMEALKEQEEINQRLRQYMDKIILSILDHNPSILEIKN
- the LOC128754079 gene encoding rab11 family-interacting protein 4B-like isoform X1 yields the protein MTTVDERFSGGKRSSVKYGLPSLVNGSCRSQGSEEEWASVDIMCTRAYPDLVPECQLFPGEVEESEEDVIDSSRERESDRDSAVESTQGSDTSEGLPRPGDREDALGDLFFSNDKCHPTSISVTSDLSTRSSASLNEEQFEDYGEGEEPDYSTSSPSPDEETRTNGYSDLGSSVPSSAGQTPRRLKHHNNTEQMDVYCSQCSKKVNLLNDLEARLKNLRANSPSRKISSTAFGRQLLHNSNLSSSNGSTEDLFRDSIDSCDIDINEKVSSLEKKVAELENEILLDGELKSKLKQENTQLVHRVHELEEQLKDQETRADQSLHEELRRHRDSYGKMERDKNTQIELLTNRVNQLEEENGEMTMNMCRLKSQTEKLDEEKQRMTDKLEDTSLRLKDEMDLYKKMMDKLRQNRQQFQREKDGMQELIEDLRKELEYLQLFKLEAERPGRSRSSSTSLPDYNSRTREMELDYDIKRLKQHNAFQEYFPPEFQNLALLRPALMENQRLKEQNEELNGQLLSLSLYEAKNLFATQTKAQSLAAEIENASRDQLMEALKEQEEINQRLRQYMDKIILSILDHNPSILEIKN
- the LOC128754079 gene encoding rab11 family-interacting protein 4B-like isoform X3, whose translation is MTTVDERFSGGKRSSVKYGLPSLVNGSCRSQGSEEEWASVDIMCTRAYPDLVPECQLFPGEVEESEEDVIDSSRERESDRDSAVESTQGSDTSEGLPRPGDREDALGDLFFSNDKCHPTSISVTSDLSTRSSASLNEEQFEDYGEGEEPDYSTSSPSPDEETRTNGYSDLGSSVPSSAGQTPRRLKHHNNTEQMDVYCSQCSKKVNLLNDLEARLKNLRANSPSRKISSTAFGRQLLHNSNLSSSNGSTEDLFRDSIDSCDIDINEKVSSLEKKVAELENEILLDGELKSKLKQENTQLVHRVHELEEQLKDQETRADQSLHEELRRHRDSYGKMERDKNTQIELLTNRVNQLEEENGEMTMNMCRLKSQTEKLDEEKQRMTDKLEDTSLRLKDEMDLYKKMMDKLRQNRQQFQREKDGMQELIEDLRKELEYLQLFKLEAERPGRSRSSSTSLPDYNSRTREMELDYDIKRLKQENQRLKEQNEELNGQLLSLSLYEAKNLFATQTKAQSLAAEIENASRDQLMEALKEQEEINQRLRQYMDKIILSILDHNPSILEIKN